The following proteins are encoded in a genomic region of Micromonospora olivasterospora:
- a CDS encoding tyrosine-type recombinase/integrase: MVTLPALRSLLRFLHLAGRVATGLAGAVPAGRGRPRNLAQPRAAGREHVRAVLAGCDRGSVVGRRDYAILLMLARLAMRGSEVARLELADIDWRAGELTVHGKGGRVDVLPLPADVGAAIADYLLHARPATAARNVFITVKAPFTGLATSSVTVLVGAACGRAGVSRFGPHGMRHATACDLLAAGASMEEIGQLLRHAQQRTTAIYARLDQARLAELARPCPQGAPR, from the coding sequence ATGGTGACGCTGCCCGCGTTGCGGTCGCTGCTGCGGTTCTTGCACCTGGCCGGACGCGTTGCGACGGGGTTGGCTGGCGCGGTCCCGGCTGGGCGGGGTCGGCCCCGCAACCTGGCCCAGCCGCGGGCGGCCGGCCGCGAACATGTCCGGGCGGTGCTGGCCGGCTGTGATCGAGGCAGCGTGGTCGGCCGTCGGGACTACGCGATCCTGCTGATGCTGGCCCGGCTGGCGATGCGCGGCAGTGAGGTGGCCCGGCTGGAGTTGGCCGACATCGACTGGCGGGCGGGCGAGTTGACCGTTCATGGCAAGGGCGGCCGGGTCGATGTGCTGCCGTTGCCGGCTGATGTCGGCGCGGCGATCGCCGACTACCTGCTGCACGCCAGGCCGGCCACCGCCGCGCGGAACGTGTTCATCACGGTCAAGGCGCCGTTCACCGGGCTGGCGACCTCGTCGGTCACCGTGCTGGTCGGTGCCGCGTGCGGCCGGGCCGGGGTGTCCCGGTTCGGGCCGCACGGGATGCGGCACGCGACGGCCTGCGATCTGCTCGCAGCCGGCGCGTCGATGGAGGAGATCGGGCAGTTGCTGCGCCACGCCCAGCAGCGCACCACCGCGATCTATGCCCGGCTGGACCAGGCCCGGCTGGCCGAGCTGGCCAGGCCCTGCCCGCAAGGAGCGCCACGATGA